Below is a window of Mycolicibacterium chitae DNA.
GCCAGCGGGTCGATGGTGAAGGTGATGGGCAACAGCAGCGCGACCGCCATCGCCGAGCCGAGCCCGGGCAGCACACCGACCGCGGTACCGATCAGCGCGCCGACCAGCACGTAGATCAGGTTGACGGGGGTGAGGACGTCGGCGAAGCCGCCGAGCAGGCCAGTCAGTGAATCCATCAGAACATCCCCATCACGCCGGGTGGAAGGTTCAGGCCGAGCAGCCCGGAGAAGATGAGCTGCATGATCGAGGACGCCGCGAGGCCGATCAGCAGATTCTTCACGTACTGCGTGCTGCCCAGGCCGACGGTGACGCCCCAGAACACGATGGCCCCGGCGATGATCCAGCCGGCCGGGATCAGCAGCACCGCGAACACCACGAAGGCGCCGATGGTCAGCCCGGTGGAGCGCCAGTTGCTGGTCAACCGGGCCACGATCTTGCCGTCCTCGTCCCGAATGGGTTCGGCCACTTCGGGATTGCGCAGGATGACCCAGGCCAGCAGCGCCGCGATGAGGAAGCAGAACCCCGCGGTGATCGCGGGAAACGCCTTGGG
It encodes the following:
- a CDS encoding tripartite tricarboxylate transporter TctB family protein, whose product is MTTDEPNTQTESAPPRYFWSGKSALVMPGLLVALGLFLIYGISSMEVADDSEIFGPKAFPAITAGFCFLIAALLAWVILRNPEVAEPIRDEDGKIVARLTSNWRSTGLTIGAFVVFAVLLIPAGWIIAGAIVFWGVTVGLGSTQYVKNLLIGLAASSIMQLIFSGLLGLNLPPGVMGMF